A genomic region of Azoarcus sp. KH32C contains the following coding sequences:
- a CDS encoding tetratricopeptide repeat protein, with protein sequence MHRYGVREVEKLLGLRRSTIRALIEAGFVSPERGPRNAWRFSFQDLVVLRTAQALVEARVPSKRILRSMKALRGRLPEEMPLSGLSVRVIADRVVVKEGGSHWQAESGQYLLAFEGDPSDGSLNVAEYKAAEPPAHAPAHATHWFEQALALERDEPETARRAYERAIAAAPNLLDARINLGSLLHETGCLAEAERVYREAIAACGSDATLMYNLGVLLDDMDRKHEAMDAYQAALRGDPGLADCHYNLALLCEQFRRPREAIRHMAQYRRLVEAKQE encoded by the coding sequence ATGCACCGCTACGGCGTGCGCGAGGTCGAAAAGCTTCTGGGCCTGCGGCGCAGCACGATCCGCGCACTGATCGAGGCGGGCTTCGTTTCGCCTGAGCGCGGCCCGCGCAACGCCTGGCGCTTCTCCTTCCAGGATCTGGTCGTCCTGCGCACCGCCCAAGCGCTCGTGGAGGCGCGGGTGCCGTCCAAGCGCATCCTGCGGTCGATGAAGGCGCTGCGCGGCCGGCTTCCGGAGGAGATGCCCTTATCGGGCCTATCCGTCCGCGTAATCGCCGATCGTGTCGTGGTGAAGGAAGGGGGTAGTCACTGGCAGGCCGAATCGGGCCAGTATCTGCTCGCGTTCGAAGGCGATCCGTCCGATGGCTCGCTGAACGTGGCGGAGTACAAGGCGGCGGAACCTCCCGCCCACGCACCGGCGCACGCCACGCACTGGTTCGAGCAGGCGCTTGCGCTGGAGCGCGACGAACCCGAGACCGCGCGGCGAGCCTATGAGCGGGCCATCGCCGCGGCGCCGAATCTGCTCGATGCCCGTATCAATCTGGGATCGCTCCTGCACGAGACCGGATGCCTGGCGGAAGCCGAACGCGTGTACCGCGAGGCGATCGCGGCCTGCGGCAGCGACGCGACGTTGATGTACAACCTCGGGGTCCTGCTCGACGATATGGATCGCAAGCACGAAGCGATGGACGCCTATCAGGCGGCGTTGCGCGGCGATCCCGGTTTGGCCGATTGCCACTACAACCTGGCCTTGTTGTGCGAACAATTCAGAAGGCCGAGGGAAGCCATCCGCCACATGGCGCAGTATCGCAGGCTGGTGGAGGCGAAGCAGGAATAG
- a CDS encoding DUF72 domain-containing protein has product MRLSTGTSGFSYKEWLGSFYPEKLPANAMLRYYAERFTTVEINNTFYRMPAESMLAHWAEEVPPGFSFTLKAPRRITHEERLHESEASVAEFLRRAAVLGDKLGVLLFQLPPFLRKDLHRLRDFLAGLPSDKRYAFEFRHASWQDDDVYDALRSHGAMYCVTDTDEGETPFVSTTQCAYIRLRRTHYDDGDLRAWVERIAAQPLARAYVYFMHEDEALGTRFAQRLEELWQEAGGTR; this is encoded by the coding sequence ATGCGATTGTCGACCGGAACGAGCGGCTTTTCGTACAAGGAGTGGCTCGGCTCCTTCTACCCGGAGAAGCTTCCGGCGAACGCGATGCTGCGCTACTACGCCGAGCGCTTCACGACGGTGGAGATCAACAACACCTTCTACCGCATGCCGGCCGAGTCGATGCTCGCGCACTGGGCGGAAGAAGTGCCGCCCGGCTTCTCCTTCACGCTCAAGGCGCCGCGCAGGATCACGCACGAGGAGCGGCTGCACGAGTCCGAAGCGAGCGTGGCCGAATTCCTGCGCCGCGCCGCCGTTCTCGGGGACAAGCTCGGCGTGCTCCTGTTCCAACTGCCGCCGTTTCTTAGAAAGGATCTTCATCGGCTGCGCGATTTCCTGGCGGGATTGCCGTCAGACAAACGCTACGCCTTCGAGTTTCGCCACGCCTCCTGGCAGGACGACGACGTCTACGACGCCCTGCGCTCCCACGGCGCCATGTATTGCGTCACCGACACCGACGAAGGGGAAACGCCCTTTGTATCCACGACGCAGTGCGCATACATCCGCCTGCGGCGAACCCACTACGACGACGGCGACCTGCGCGCCTGGGTCGAGCGCATCGCAGCTCAGCCCCTCGCCCGCGCCTACGTCTACTTCATGCACGAAGACGAAGCCCTCGGCACGCGCTTCGCCCAGCGCCTGGAAGAGCTGTGGCAGGAGGCCGGGGGAACGCGGTAA
- the ligD gene encoding DNA ligase D: protein MYEKPLVPVDNRIASLPGIYLMPRRVEAASLSRGARQVKEPAKGPPASGTDPLGEYSAKRTFAATPEPAPSALRAGGGPLLFVIQQHSARRLHFDFRLECDGVLKSWAVPKGPSLDPSDKRLAVETEDHPYDYASFEGVIPPGHYGAGEVIVWDCGVYSPDEGQEYWFHDRDEAQRRIREGLVKGKLSFTLRGEKLKGSFALVRSGEPRNWFLIKHKDRFAGPADLMARNRSVLSGLAVEELKFLPAHRVPAATLAPTGRNEAMPAKLSPMLAETGEAPFSDPDWLWEPKLDGYRVLAFVAGEEVKLQSRRGLDLTVTFPRLSDELRGQAADMILDGEVVAFDASGRPSFNALQNRFQLKAERDIAAADRSTPVVFYCFDLLHFAGIDLRGAPYRDRRRYLAQCLLPSPLLQLVHVAEDGEALQRAALASGFEGIIGKRKDSRYEAGRRSASWLKIKATQSGEFVVGGYTRGKGSRGPLGALLLGYWDEGALRYASHVGSGFDAATLERVRARLEGLRTDVCPFVEKPELNGPTTWVRPELVVEVQFQEWTADGSLRVPIFLRMRDDIDPKSVRRSKHGAVPHKPPASGSASAEGGNSEIEDILQQLENSKTAFSLAVGPHRIRLTHLDRVYWPEDQALKQPAVTKRDLLRYFAQVSPFLLPHLADRPLTLIRMPDGIFGQRFFQKRWEQERPEFLDMLDVYSGHQDENHEVLICNNLATLLWLAQYGTIELHVWHSRARLGPDAAVQGTDYAGSLATLEASVLNYPDYVVFDLDPYIYSGKEAPGDEPELNTVAFEKGKEVAFWLRELLQSMALDAIVKTSGKTGLHIFVPIRRTLDFDAARKVCELVGRHLLRLHPRDITMEWSVRSRTGKIFLDYNMNVRGKTLNVAYSPRGVPGAPVSMPLTWDELASAHPLDFRITNVAQRLAQTGDRWHDALKRKLSLERALSGAKT, encoded by the coding sequence TTGTACGAAAAGCCGCTCGTTCCGGTCGACAATCGCATCGCATCTCTCCCGGGAATTTACCTCATGCCGCGCCGGGTTGAGGCTGCTTCTCTCTCGCGCGGGGCGCGCCAAGTGAAAGAACCGGCGAAGGGACCGCCCGCTTCCGGGACGGACCCGCTCGGCGAGTATTCGGCCAAGCGGACTTTCGCTGCTACACCGGAGCCGGCACCGTCGGCGCTGCGGGCTGGGGGCGGGCCATTGCTCTTCGTTATCCAGCAGCACTCGGCCCGGCGGCTGCACTTCGACTTCCGGCTCGAATGTGATGGAGTGCTGAAATCCTGGGCAGTTCCCAAGGGACCGTCGCTCGATCCTTCGGACAAGCGGCTGGCGGTCGAGACCGAGGATCACCCTTATGACTACGCCTCCTTCGAGGGGGTCATCCCGCCCGGTCATTACGGCGCCGGGGAGGTGATTGTTTGGGACTGCGGTGTCTATTCGCCCGACGAGGGGCAGGAGTACTGGTTCCATGATCGGGACGAAGCGCAGCGCCGGATCCGTGAGGGGCTTGTGAAGGGCAAGCTCAGCTTTACGCTGCGAGGGGAGAAGCTGAAGGGCTCTTTTGCCCTTGTGCGTAGCGGGGAGCCGCGTAACTGGTTCCTGATCAAGCACAAGGACCGCTTCGCGGGACCGGCGGACCTCATGGCGAGGAACCGTTCGGTGCTTAGCGGGTTGGCGGTCGAGGAGCTTAAGTTCCTGCCGGCCCATCGGGTGCCCGCGGCGACGCTGGCGCCTACCGGCCGGAACGAGGCGATGCCCGCGAAGCTGTCGCCCATGCTTGCGGAGACTGGCGAGGCGCCGTTTAGCGATCCCGACTGGCTGTGGGAGCCCAAGCTCGATGGCTATCGCGTGCTGGCCTTCGTCGCCGGGGAGGAGGTGAAACTGCAATCGCGCCGGGGCCTCGACCTGACCGTCACTTTCCCTCGGCTGAGCGACGAGCTGCGTGGCCAGGCGGCGGACATGATCCTGGACGGCGAGGTCGTGGCCTTCGATGCGAGCGGCCGGCCCTCGTTCAACGCGCTGCAGAATCGCTTTCAGCTGAAAGCCGAGCGGGATATTGCCGCGGCCGATCGGAGCACACCGGTGGTCTTTTACTGCTTCGATCTGCTGCACTTCGCCGGCATCGATCTGCGGGGAGCGCCTTATCGCGACCGTCGCCGCTACCTCGCGCAATGCCTGCTGCCTTCGCCCCTGCTGCAACTCGTCCATGTCGCGGAGGATGGGGAGGCGCTGCAGCGGGCTGCGCTCGCCAGCGGCTTCGAGGGGATCATCGGCAAGCGCAAGGACAGCCGGTACGAGGCCGGGCGGCGCTCGGCATCCTGGCTCAAGATCAAGGCCACTCAAAGCGGGGAGTTCGTGGTTGGCGGCTACACCCGCGGAAAGGGCTCGCGGGGCCCGCTCGGTGCGCTGCTGCTCGGGTACTGGGATGAGGGGGCGCTACGTTATGCCTCGCATGTCGGGTCCGGCTTCGATGCCGCAACTCTGGAGCGGGTCAGGGCGCGGCTGGAGGGCTTACGAACGGACGTGTGCCCGTTCGTGGAGAAGCCGGAGCTGAATGGGCCGACGACTTGGGTTAGACCGGAATTGGTGGTCGAGGTGCAGTTCCAGGAATGGACTGCGGACGGCAGCCTGCGTGTGCCGATCTTTCTCCGTATGCGCGACGATATCGATCCCAAGTCGGTACGCCGTAGCAAGCACGGCGCGGTGCCGCATAAGCCGCCCGCCAGCGGGTCGGCGAGCGCGGAGGGTGGGAACAGCGAGATCGAGGACATCCTGCAGCAACTGGAGAACAGCAAGACAGCCTTCTCGCTCGCGGTCGGTCCGCACCGGATTCGGCTGACGCATCTCGATCGCGTCTACTGGCCGGAGGATCAGGCCCTCAAGCAGCCGGCGGTGACCAAGCGCGACCTGCTGCGCTACTTCGCGCAAGTCTCGCCCTTCCTCCTGCCTCACCTCGCGGATCGCCCGCTGACGCTGATTCGCATGCCCGACGGCATCTTCGGACAGCGGTTTTTCCAGAAGCGCTGGGAGCAGGAGCGGCCGGAATTCTTGGACATGCTCGACGTGTATTCGGGGCATCAGGACGAGAATCATGAAGTGCTCATCTGCAACAACCTGGCCACGCTGCTGTGGCTGGCGCAGTATGGGACCATCGAGTTGCATGTCTGGCATTCGCGTGCGCGTCTCGGGCCGGATGCGGCGGTCCAGGGAACCGACTACGCCGGCTCGCTCGCCACCCTCGAGGCGTCGGTGCTGAACTACCCCGACTACGTGGTGTTCGACCTCGATCCGTACATCTATTCCGGCAAGGAGGCGCCGGGAGACGAGCCGGAACTCAATACGGTCGCCTTCGAGAAGGGCAAGGAGGTGGCCTTTTGGCTGCGCGAGTTGCTGCAGAGTATGGCGCTGGACGCCATCGTCAAGACCTCGGGCAAGACCGGGCTACACATCTTCGTGCCCATCCGGCGCACCCTCGATTTCGATGCCGCGCGCAAGGTGTGCGAGCTCGTCGGGCGGCACCTGCTGCGCCTGCATCCGCGGGACATCACGATGGAGTGGAGTGTGCGGTCGCGGACCGGCAAGATCTTCCTTGACTACAATATGAACGTCCGCGGCAAGACGCTGAACGTCGCCTACTCGCCCCGAGGGGTGCCCGGCGCACCGGTGTCGATGCCGCTTACTTGGGACGAGCTGGCCAGCGCGCACCCGCTCGATTTCAGGATCACCAACGTCGCGCAGCGCCTGGCACAGACGGGTGATCGCTGGCACGACGCCCTGAAGCGCAAGCTGAGCCTGGAACGGGCTTTGTCCGGCGCCAAAACCTGA
- a CDS encoding Ku protein, whose translation MAARSIASLTISFGMVAIPVKLYSATETSKTVSFNMLHKGCGSRLKQQYVCLKEEVVVPRDDIVKGYEFAKDQYVTFSPDELKALEETGSHSAEISEFVPIESVDPVYFDKAYYLAPDKGGAKPYALLAQALRASGRCALGRWASHGKQHVVMIRPVEDGLVMQQLLYGSDVRSIKDLDIPHTEVKDAELKLAEQLIDQQAVDRFDPDAYTDAVRARIEAAVQKKVEGQEITLTEEGEGRGQVIDLMEALRASLEKKAPATPAPQVEARKPPKRARSAAEPAVRKTAKK comes from the coding sequence ATGGCGGCACGATCGATCGCATCGCTCACGATCTCGTTCGGAATGGTGGCCATCCCCGTGAAGCTCTATTCGGCCACCGAGACGAGCAAGACCGTCTCGTTCAACATGTTGCACAAGGGCTGCGGATCGCGGCTCAAGCAGCAGTATGTGTGCTTGAAGGAAGAGGTGGTGGTGCCGCGCGACGACATCGTCAAGGGCTACGAATTCGCCAAGGACCAGTATGTGACCTTCAGTCCCGACGAGCTGAAGGCGCTCGAGGAGACGGGCTCGCACAGTGCGGAGATCAGCGAGTTCGTGCCCATCGAGTCCGTCGATCCGGTGTACTTCGACAAGGCCTATTACCTCGCTCCCGACAAGGGGGGCGCCAAGCCGTACGCGCTGCTTGCTCAGGCGCTGCGCGCGTCCGGGCGCTGCGCCCTCGGCCGCTGGGCGTCGCACGGCAAGCAGCACGTGGTGATGATCCGGCCGGTTGAGGATGGACTCGTCATGCAGCAACTGCTCTACGGCTCGGACGTTCGGTCGATCAAGGATCTCGACATCCCGCACACGGAAGTCAAGGACGCCGAGCTCAAGCTCGCGGAGCAGCTCATCGATCAGCAGGCGGTCGACCGCTTCGATCCCGACGCCTATACCGACGCGGTTCGCGCGCGCATCGAGGCGGCGGTGCAGAAGAAGGTCGAGGGCCAGGAAATCACGCTGACCGAGGAGGGCGAAGGTCGCGGCCAGGTGATCGACCTCATGGAAGCGCTGCGCGCGAGCCTGGAGAAGAAGGCTCCCGCGACGCCCGCGCCGCAGGTGGAGGCGCGCAAGCCGCCGAAGCGGGCGCGGTCCGCGGCCGAGCCTGCGGTGCGCAAGACGGCCAAGAAATAG
- a CDS encoding PAS-domain containing protein, whose translation MSASWVVLASAAYLGLLFAIAFTVDRGASLFPSHTFPERWTFSLSLAVYSTSWTFYGNVGQAATSTLGFIPLDLGPILVFVFGQPLLRKLLRVCKNQHITSLADLIAARYSKKRSLAVLTTLIVVIGIIPYISLQLKAVSTTFDLLTAAPLGPPGTPVPPMHTDTALYVALLMAGFVMLFGTRRVDATEQHRGMVTTIAFESLVKLAAMLAVGAFVTYGLFDGFGDVIGDALSHSETARLVDLGAQMQVPEFWSIAVLSAMVIICLPRQFQVLVVENTQTAHLRTAAWLFPLYLVALNVFILPIALAGRLIPALAGVSPDSYVLTVPLASDAPWLALFAFLGGFSAATSMIIVETVALATMVSNALILPSLIRGHRLRDASQPSLVGMVKWVRRVSILGILLLAYTYVRLVGNSFALTGIGLVSFVAVALFAPVIVGGLYWRRAHWRGAFWALVAGFGVWCYTLLIPSLAESGWLGRSLLEHGPFGIAALKPYALFGLDGLDRITHGLIWSLGISLGIYVGVSLFSSPTEDDRAVAGAFVDSIQTATEREFSASLHWGDLAQVLARFLGNNVARREMERLAAARGIPLELERAVDTELVGDVERLIAGAVGSSLARVVIASVTRERQDSIAGVLTLLSEASEQIEMQWERLREAVQNIDQGLAMFDAELRLVVWNDRFFEMFGIDPALATVGTPFATLVRETTRDATEADTDSLVRKALERAKLSEPQTFEHQRPNGRVIDVYQKRLPDGGLLATFTDITDRKLAEKALREAKANLEQQVEARTAEVRESEHRFRDFAESASDWFWECDDRLQLTYLSERAAETLGHPAIAAVGQGLTSLAATHEVSPETWKKHLDDLDARRPFSGIEYPIETGDREPTHVRLSGKPVFDAGGVFLGYRGTATDVTELVRAQLELIRQEKMAALGGLVAGVAHEINTPVGIGITATSFLRERASEFSERYAKGQMKRSDLEAFLSTLDESLASLENNLHRAAGLVRSFKQVAVDQSSDAPRRFNVKEYLGEILDSLRPRLKRTPHTVSVECPDDLEIQSFPGAWSQILTNLIINSLQHGFTDDVAGHIEIVVREDAGTLWLTYRDDGRGMSADLARLIFDPFFTTRRSEGGSGLGMHIVYNLVTQQLQGRITCITAPGKGISFTITLPLTTEPPNG comes from the coding sequence ATGAGTGCGAGCTGGGTGGTTCTTGCCTCCGCGGCTTACCTTGGTCTGCTCTTCGCGATCGCCTTCACGGTCGACCGCGGCGCTTCGCTGTTCCCGTCGCACACCTTCCCGGAACGCTGGACCTTTTCACTCTCGCTCGCCGTCTATAGCACCTCGTGGACGTTCTACGGCAACGTCGGGCAGGCGGCGACCTCCACGCTGGGATTCATCCCGCTTGATCTGGGCCCCATCCTCGTCTTCGTTTTCGGCCAACCGTTGCTGCGCAAGCTGCTGCGGGTGTGCAAGAACCAGCACATCACCTCGCTCGCGGACCTCATCGCGGCCCGCTACAGCAAGAAGCGCTCGCTCGCCGTGCTGACGACGCTGATCGTCGTCATCGGCATCATCCCGTACATCTCCTTGCAGCTGAAGGCGGTATCGACCACCTTCGACCTGCTCACTGCAGCGCCTCTCGGCCCGCCCGGGACGCCCGTTCCACCGATGCACACCGACACCGCGCTGTACGTCGCGCTGCTGATGGCCGGATTCGTGATGCTCTTCGGCACGCGTCGCGTCGATGCCACCGAACAGCATCGCGGCATGGTGACGACGATCGCATTCGAGTCGCTGGTCAAGCTCGCGGCAATGCTGGCAGTGGGGGCCTTCGTCACGTATGGGCTGTTCGACGGATTCGGCGACGTGATCGGGGACGCCTTGAGCCACAGCGAGACCGCTCGGCTGGTCGATCTCGGCGCCCAGATGCAGGTACCGGAGTTCTGGTCGATCGCCGTCCTGTCGGCGATGGTGATCATTTGCCTGCCGCGCCAATTCCAGGTGCTGGTCGTCGAAAACACGCAGACGGCCCACCTGCGGACCGCCGCCTGGCTCTTTCCGCTCTACCTGGTCGCCCTCAACGTCTTCATACTGCCGATCGCGCTGGCCGGCCGGTTGATCCCGGCGCTCGCGGGCGTCAGTCCGGACAGCTACGTACTGACGGTGCCGCTTGCGAGTGATGCGCCGTGGCTAGCCCTCTTCGCGTTCCTGGGCGGCTTTTCGGCAGCCACCAGCATGATCATCGTCGAAACCGTCGCCCTCGCGACGATGGTCAGCAATGCCTTGATCCTGCCCTCGCTGATCCGCGGACACCGTCTGCGCGACGCAAGTCAGCCCAGTCTCGTCGGCATGGTCAAGTGGGTCCGCCGGGTATCCATCCTCGGCATCCTCCTGCTCGCCTACACCTACGTTCGCCTGGTCGGCAATTCCTTCGCGCTCACCGGCATCGGACTGGTGTCCTTCGTCGCCGTGGCGCTCTTCGCTCCCGTCATCGTCGGTGGGCTCTACTGGCGCCGAGCGCACTGGCGTGGCGCCTTCTGGGCGCTCGTCGCGGGTTTCGGCGTCTGGTGCTACACGCTGCTGATCCCCTCCCTTGCCGAATCCGGCTGGCTCGGCCGCAGCCTGCTGGAGCATGGCCCTTTCGGTATCGCGGCCCTCAAACCCTACGCGCTGTTCGGCCTTGACGGGCTGGATCGCATCACGCACGGCTTGATTTGGAGCCTCGGAATCAGTCTCGGGATCTATGTCGGCGTGTCGCTGTTCTCGAGTCCGACGGAGGACGATCGCGCCGTGGCGGGGGCCTTCGTCGACAGCATTCAAACGGCGACCGAACGGGAGTTTTCCGCCTCCCTGCACTGGGGCGACCTTGCCCAGGTGCTAGCGCGATTCCTTGGCAACAACGTGGCGCGGCGCGAGATGGAAAGGCTCGCCGCAGCGCGTGGCATTCCGCTCGAACTCGAACGCGCCGTCGACACCGAGCTGGTCGGTGATGTGGAGAGGCTGATCGCGGGAGCGGTCGGCAGCAGCCTCGCCCGCGTCGTCATTGCGTCCGTCACGCGCGAACGGCAAGACAGCATCGCCGGCGTCCTGACGCTGCTTTCGGAAGCCTCGGAACAGATCGAGATGCAATGGGAACGACTGCGCGAAGCCGTCCAGAACATCGATCAGGGCCTCGCAATGTTCGACGCGGAGCTACGCCTGGTGGTATGGAACGACCGGTTCTTCGAGATGTTCGGGATCGACCCTGCCCTCGCGACCGTCGGCACTCCATTTGCCACCCTGGTCCGGGAAACAACGCGCGACGCGACCGAAGCCGATACCGATTCGCTGGTACGCAAAGCGCTCGAACGAGCCAAGCTCTCCGAACCCCAGACATTCGAGCACCAGCGCCCCAATGGGCGCGTCATCGATGTCTACCAGAAGCGATTGCCCGACGGCGGACTCTTGGCGACTTTCACGGACATCACCGACCGCAAGCTCGCCGAAAAGGCCTTGCGGGAAGCGAAAGCGAATCTCGAACAACAGGTCGAAGCGCGCACCGCGGAGGTCAGGGAAAGCGAACATCGCTTCCGCGATTTCGCCGAATCGGCATCCGACTGGTTCTGGGAATGCGACGACCGGCTGCAGTTGACCTATCTCTCCGAACGGGCGGCCGAGACGCTCGGCCACCCCGCGATCGCCGCCGTCGGTCAAGGCCTCACGAGCCTCGCGGCCACCCACGAAGTCTCTCCCGAGACGTGGAAGAAGCATTTGGACGACCTGGACGCTCGCCGGCCATTCAGCGGCATCGAATATCCGATTGAGACGGGGGATCGTGAACCTACGCATGTGCGGCTGAGCGGCAAGCCGGTCTTTGACGCGGGCGGCGTATTCCTCGGCTACCGCGGCACCGCAACGGACGTAACGGAGCTGGTGCGAGCTCAGCTCGAACTGATTCGCCAGGAAAAGATGGCGGCCCTGGGCGGACTCGTTGCGGGCGTGGCGCATGAGATCAATACGCCGGTGGGGATCGGCATTACCGCGACGAGCTTCCTGCGCGAACGGGCGAGCGAGTTCTCAGAACGCTACGCAAAGGGCCAGATGAAGCGATCGGATCTCGAAGCATTCCTTTCGACGCTCGACGAATCGCTCGCGTCGCTGGAAAACAACCTGCATCGGGCGGCAGGCCTCGTGCGCAGCTTCAAGCAGGTGGCGGTCGACCAGTCGAGCGATGCCCCCCGCCGCTTCAACGTCAAGGAATACCTGGGCGAGATTCTCGACAGCCTTCGGCCGCGACTGAAAAGGACGCCCCACACCGTTTCAGTCGAGTGTCCCGACGATCTCGAGATCCAAAGTTTTCCAGGAGCGTGGTCGCAGATCCTGACCAACCTGATCATCAATTCGCTCCAGCACGGCTTCACCGACGATGTAGCCGGCCACATCGAGATCGTGGTGCGCGAAGACGCCGGGACGCTCTGGCTCACGTATCGCGACGATGGTCGCGGAATGTCGGCGGATTTGGCGCGCCTCATCTTCGATCCCTTCTTCACGACGCGGCGCAGCGAAGGCGGCAGCGGGCTTGGGATGCATATCGTATACAACCTCGTCACGCAGCAGTTGCAGGGCCGGATCACCTGTATCACTGCTCCCGGAAAAGGCATAAGCTTCACGATAACCCTCCCTCTGACGACGGAGCCTCCAAATGGCTGA
- a CDS encoding response regulator yields MADPGVSAKAVPDDDALLFADEDTSTETETPVSQSSPWKILVADDDDEVHAVTQMVLRDLVFEGRPIELISAHSGRETLEQLATHPDIAVLLLDVVMETDHSGLDVAHQIREQLHNHMVRIILRTGQPGQAPERSVVIDYDINDYKEKTELTAQKLVTTVIAGVRSYRDLITIERSRRGLAQIIDASRDLFAPQSLARLSSGVLTQLTALLHLGENGLLLQDSGVAALRGDESHANYEILAGTGRFAGTEGHKLSTELAPEEMERMLKIGQGEVVFSRGEFIGRFKAHTGSENIIFVQTTHPGEEMDLNLIRLFASNIGLAFDNVHLQEELASTQSELVHTLSEVVETRSNETGMHVVRVGALSALLAHLAGHDETECSMLIQAAPMHDLGKVGIPDSILHKPGPLAPDEWEIMKTHTSLGYNLLHRSKRRTLQTAAIIAEQHHEWWDGGGYPNRRKGTDIHPFGRIVAVIDVFDALSHPRCYKRAWELDQIIEYIRANRARQFDPNYTDVFLDHADQLIDLWRQYPDPGDEKP; encoded by the coding sequence ATGGCTGATCCCGGCGTTTCCGCCAAGGCTGTCCCGGACGATGACGCGCTCTTGTTTGCCGACGAGGACACCTCAACCGAGACGGAAACGCCTGTCAGCCAGTCTTCCCCCTGGAAAATCCTCGTCGCCGACGACGACGACGAAGTGCATGCCGTCACGCAGATGGTGCTGCGCGACCTGGTGTTCGAGGGACGGCCGATCGAACTCATCTCCGCGCACTCCGGGCGGGAAACCCTCGAACAGCTCGCGACGCACCCGGACATCGCGGTGCTCCTGCTCGATGTCGTGATGGAAACCGATCACTCCGGCCTGGACGTCGCCCACCAGATCCGCGAGCAGCTCCACAACCACATGGTGCGGATCATCCTGCGCACGGGTCAGCCTGGACAGGCGCCGGAACGCAGCGTCGTGATCGACTACGACATCAACGACTACAAGGAAAAGACCGAGCTCACCGCACAGAAGCTCGTGACGACGGTGATCGCCGGCGTGCGTTCCTATCGCGATCTCATCACCATCGAGCGCAGCCGCCGCGGGCTGGCACAAATCATCGACGCGTCGCGCGACCTCTTCGCGCCACAGTCGCTGGCGCGGCTGTCGTCCGGCGTCCTCACGCAGCTGACGGCCCTGCTCCATCTCGGGGAAAACGGATTGCTGCTGCAGGACTCGGGCGTCGCGGCGCTCCGCGGCGACGAATCCCACGCGAACTACGAAATCCTCGCAGGCACCGGTCGCTTCGCCGGGACCGAAGGGCACAAGCTGAGCACTGAACTCGCGCCGGAAGAGATGGAACGCATGCTGAAGATCGGCCAGGGCGAGGTGGTCTTCTCGCGCGGCGAATTCATTGGCCGATTCAAGGCCCATACCGGCTCCGAGAACATCATCTTCGTCCAGACCACGCATCCCGGCGAGGAGATGGACCTCAACCTGATCCGGCTCTTCGCCTCGAACATCGGCCTCGCTTTCGACAATGTCCACCTGCAGGAAGAGCTCGCCTCCACGCAATCCGAGCTCGTGCACACCCTCAGCGAAGTCGTCGAGACGCGCTCGAACGAGACCGGGATGCACGTGGTCAGGGTCGGCGCGCTTTCGGCACTGCTCGCCCATCTTGCCGGACACGACGAGACGGAGTGCTCGATGCTGATACAGGCCGCGCCGATGCACGATCTGGGAAAGGTCGGCATCCCCGACTCGATCCTGCACAAGCCGGGCCCGCTGGCGCCGGACGAGTGGGAAATCATGAAGACCCACACCTCACTCGGCTACAACCTCCTCCATCGCTCCAAACGACGAACGCTGCAAACCGCCGCGATCATCGCCGAACAGCACCACGAATGGTGGGACGGCGGCGGTTACCCGAACCGACGCAAGGGCACCGACATCCACCCCTTCGGGCGCATCGTCGCCGTCATCGACGTCTTCGACGCGCTCTCGCATCCGCGCTGCTACAAGCGGGCGTGGGAACTCGACCAGATCATCGAATACATCCGGGCCAATCGTGCCCGCCAGTTCGATCCCAATTACACCGACGTCTTCCTTGACCACGCCGACCAGCTGATCGACTTGTGGCGTCAGTATCCGGACCCGGGCGACGAGAAGCCCTGA